From the Sediminispirochaeta bajacaliforniensis DSM 16054 genome, the window TGACGGCCCGTGAACCGACACGCTTTCCTGCGGCAGAATAGACAATGGAATTATGAGCCCAGCATCCTGCGGTAAGCAGCGCAAAAAATTGTCCAAGGATCATGTGCATTGCCACACTATGTCAGAAAGGATTGAGTGTGGCAATTGGCCTTTTGCATATATTTTATGTTATGATGCCCGCTTTCCTGCCTCCAGGTATTCCATGGCGGAAAGGGCTGCCACCGTGCCGTCGCCCACTGCCGTCGTTATCTGCCTGAAACGCTTTTGCCGTGCATCTCCCGCCGCGAAAACCCCTGCAAGCGATGTTTTCATTCCTTCGTCGGTGATAATCTCTCCCCGTTCGTTTAGGGAAAGCTGCCCGGCAATCATGGCAGTATTGGGCAGGTAGCCGATAAGGATAAAGGCACCGGTAATATCAAGACGGCGTTTTTCTCCTGAAAGAGTGTGTTCGATTACAGCACCCTCGAGGCTTTCGTTACCGAGGAATTCATGTACCGTTGATTCGAGGATAAAGTCGATTTTGGGGTTTGCTCTGGCCGCTTCGATGGCGTGGGCGTAACCCTGAAAATGATCGAATTGATGGACGATGGTTACCTTGTCGGCGTAGCGGGTCAGACTTACCGCCTCTTCCAGCGCGGAGTTTCCGCCTCCGACAACCATGATCTTCTGACCGGTAAAAAAATCGCCGTCGCAGGTAGCACAGTAGCTGATTCCAAGCCCTTTGAGACGATCTTCCGATTCGATACCAAGATTTCTCGGCCGTCCTCCCATTGCGAGAATAATGACCGGAGCTGCATACTCCTTATCCTCGGTTCGGACCCGTTTTACCGTATCTTTCAATGTAATATCGGTAAGATTGGTATTGGAGACCAAGGTACAGCCGAACCCTTCGGCCTGTGTCTTCATGGTGGATGCGAGTTGATAGCCGGAGAGCTCGGGAAGGCCTGGGTAGTTTGCAACGGCATGGGTCAACAGGACCTGCCCTCCGACGGTTCCCTGATCGAGGATTACCACGTTTTGTTTTGCCCGGGCAAGGTAGATACCGGCAGAGAGACCCGCCGGACCTGCCCCCAGGACAATGGCATCGTAGTGTTCCATGACTATTCCTTTTTCCCGAATTGTTCGTCGAGAATTTCTGTGACCTGTGCCTTGTTTTGTATGGAACTCGTTGCCTTCACCACCTTACCCCCCTTCCAGTAGACGGTGAAGGGCAGGCCCCTAAAGGAA encodes:
- a CDS encoding NAD(P)/FAD-dependent oxidoreductase, whose translation is MEHYDAIVLGAGPAGLSAGIYLARAKQNVVILDQGTVGGQVLLTHAVANYPGLPELSGYQLASTMKTQAEGFGCTLVSNTNLTDITLKDTVKRVRTEDKEYAAPVIILAMGGRPRNLGIESEDRLKGLGISYCATCDGDFFTGQKIMVVGGGNSALEEAVSLTRYADKVTIVHQFDHFQGYAHAIEAARANPKIDFILESTVHEFLGNESLEGAVIEHTLSGEKRRLDITGAFILIGYLPNTAMIAGQLSLNERGEIITDEGMKTSLAGVFAAGDARQKRFRQITTAVGDGTVAALSAMEYLEAGKRAS